Within Candidatus Dojkabacteria bacterium, the genomic segment CTTGGCTAGCTCTGCCTCATACCAGTCGTTAAAGCTGTCGCTAAGCTTCTGGTTTCGGTACAGCTCATTAAGCTGCTCCTTGTCGACATCTTCATATGAAGTTTCTTCCGTGAAGTATACCTGCTTATATTGCTCAAAGTATGCCATTAGTTCTTCATCTGAAGGATCTTCAACAAGAAGCTTCTTCTTCAATAGATCATAATGAGTCTGCTGTCTGAAAACTGCGTCAGTCCAGCTATATGCCTCGAGTGCGCTGAGGTAAGCCTCCTCACCACCCAATTCCTCTTTAGCCTTCTCTACGACTTCGTCTACTTCATCGTCAGAGACTGATACACCTTTCTCTTTGGCTGCTCGATTGACGATCTCCTCCTCTAGGAGTTTCTCTGTCATTTTTACGCCAAACTGCTCTTCAAGTCTTGTATACATCTCCTCTTTGGAAACTCTAGCTGTATAGCCTTCTCCATAGATCACTCCTGCGCTATATCCCTTGTTGAGGTACTGCACAAAGTAATCAATCATCACAAATGAGAGAACAAGTAGAAGTGTCCATCCCGCGATTGATATGACCATTCTCTTGTTCACCTTTGAGAATCGATTGCTCACAGATGATGTAACTGATGACATGCCTGCTTTTGCAGCTGTATCTGGCTTAGTAGTTGCCTTTTTCGGCTTTGAAGCGGCTACTTCCACTTTCTCTTTTGAAGCTGCGGCACTGCTGCTTGATCTAGATCGCGCTCTTCGTGCTGGGCTCTTTCGACTGCTTTTCTCTGCCATTTTAAACGGATTGATAAAAATAATTTAAAACTCTCGGGACAGTGTAACAGAAAGCTGCACTGTCTTAAAGCATGTCAATACTTTCCCTTAATAAAGCGTTAGCCTCGAGTAGAACTGACTCTACTAGGGTAATACAATATCAGGAAAAACTATCTCAAGTGCAGGTAAAGTGAGAGGTCGCCTCCACCATGGTCGACGATAGCATATTTCCCACCACACATATCTACCCTTACCCCTGTGAACATTCCCGCCTTGACTGCTCGTACAGGGGCTCCCTCACCCCTCATATTGTAATGTATAGGATTACCGCTTGAATTGGTCGCAGGAACACATGTGCCGAAACAGCATACTTGGCCCGGCTGGACAGTATAAGTGGCCCCGCTTTGGTCGCCATATGTGCGACTTTGTAAATCAATTGAGTACCAGTTCTGAAGTGAGAGATGGAAGCCTTGAGTCAAGACTCCTCCATCTAGCGGTGCCCTCAATGTCCCACTCGTGACTGGCTGGTATAAGACCCCACCGTTAAGTCTGCCCTGTTGGAAAGGGTGTCGTGAGTATTCAAAGTGTAGGTGCGAGCCGTAGGCGAACCCTGTGTGCCCTTGAAAGCCAACTATGTCTCCCTGCTCGACAGGTGTATTGGCTGGAAGCTGTCCCGACTGGTAAGCCTCTAAAATCAATTGGGTTACCCTCCTTGTAATACCATCTGCAAGACCTTGGAGTTCAGACAAGCTTGCGAGATACTGCTCCTCCCGCAATCGAGATTCAGCAAGTAGTCCTTGTTGTGTAGTCTTTTCAGCGTTCAGGTTGTTGCGTTCTTCGCTCAGGGAGATTTTCTTAAGCTCAATCTCATCTCGCTTCTCCTCTAGCTCGACCTCTTTATTAGCCAGCACTTCTTTTTTCTCCGTCAATATAGCAATCTGCTCACTCATTCCCTCTAGCATCTCTTTATCTTTCTCCTTTGTGTATTGGAGATACTTAAGCTTTCGCGATATGTCGTCTAAATTGGGGGTAGAGAAAATAATTTCAACAGGGGAGTAAGAGGAGTATTTGTATGAGAATCTGACACGCTTCTTTATGCTATTTTGGAGCTTGTTTACCTCTTGTGACGCTGTATTAATGCTCTCTCCTAGCTCTCTTATATCCCGATCCAAGATCTGAAGCTCCAGGTTGTTCTTCTGAATATCAGCCTCCATCGCCTCTATGCTTTTCTCTGTAGCAGCTACTTTATTATTGTAGTAGGCGATCTTGCCGCTCAAGCTGAGCTGATCGTAGTTTTCTTTTGAAAGCTTGGAATTAAGCGCGCTTCTTTCTTGTCCGATCATCGCAATCTGCTGCTGTAGGAAATCAATACATTCAAACTCATCCATCTCTGGGGGACATGTTGTCTCGTATGCGGAGGCTTTATTAATGAATGTGTGCCCACCCGAGATTGCGGCTGCATATCCGACAATCAGTATGAGCACAAATATCGCTTTGAAAATAGTGGAGATAGTAGATGATCCGATGGTTAGCCTGAGACTCATGATTATTTATTTCTCTTTTAGCTTAAGATACTTGGCCGTAGCAATGTAGCTGCTTATGAAACCAATGATCCCACCTATCAAAATCAGTATACCATAGAAAATTAAGACGAATATAAGGTTAAACTGCCCTAGCCCTTGGAGAGAGAGGTAACTCAACGTATCTGTGATGACGAAATAAAAGTTGCTTCCCTCAGCCGTGTACATAAAGAGATACCACGGAATGATGATAAGGGAGGCTGCTATAAATGCGCCTACAACAGTCGCAAATACACCCTCTAAAATAAATGGAGTCTTCACATATGAGTCTGAGCTTCCCACAAGGTGCATGATCTGAATCTCGCTCTTATGAGCAGTGATATTGAATGAGACTGTGATAATCACCAGCGCAAGTGTGATAAATGTAAACAACCCAATTACGGCGAGTCCACCCACTGTGATTGCCTTAGAGATCATTTTGAGCTGGTTTACGACATCTTCATGATAAAGAACATCGTCAATATAAGGGTTTGTTTTGCTTTCTTCTTTGATTACCGCTGTAATATTGTCCAAGTCGGTTAATGTCTCTGCCCGCACAGTGAGGCTGGCTGGAAGCCACTCTGAGTCAACACCCTCTGTCAGATCCTCTTCCTCTGAATAGTAGCTGATATAGTACTTGAGAGCCTTCTGCTGATCGATATACTCAATCTTTTCGATCTGTCCTGCGCTTTTGACAAGCTCCTCGACGGCAAAGATTTCTGATTCGGGAGCGTCTAATACAAAATAGATCTGCATCTGAGCCTCTTTCTCGGTCACATCCACTGCTCTTCGTGCAAGTAGCGCAGCAATGGTGAAGATTGCTGCACTGGCAAAGACAATTGTAGTAACAAGAATTGTGGCCATCGAGAGCCATTTATTTCTTAGGATATTGTTCTTTGTATTCTTAAATGTAGTAGAGAGTTTGTTCGACATGATCGAGCAGTTTGAATTTATTCGCGATACCCACCAACATAATCACCAGCGATTTTACCTTTGTCCATATGGATAACGCGGGTTTTCATCGCATCTACAATGTCTCTGTCGTGGGTTACAATCATTACTGTAGTTCCCCATGAGTTTACCGTTTTTAAAATCTCAAGGATCTCAAATGAAGTGTCTGGATCAAGGTTGCCAGTCGGCTCGTCAGCGATCAGTAGCTTCGGATCATTAGCCAACGCCCTTGCGATCGCAGTTCTTTGCCTCTCTCCGCCTGACAGATCTTCAGGGAATAGATTTGCCCTGTCTTGCAGCTTAACAACTTCAAGCAAGTAATCGGTAGTGTCGGTCACCTCCTTACGATCTTTGCCAAGAATCTCGAGTGCGAAGCTTACATTTTCACGAATTGTCTTAGATGGAATAAGCTTCAGGTCCTGGAAGACAATTCCGAGCTGCTGCCTATAGATCGAAAGCATCTTGCGCGGGATCTTCGTAACTGCAATGTCTTCAAATGCTATGTCACCAGTTGTTGGCAATTCTTGCCTGATAAGCAGGCGGATAATGGTTGACTTGCCTGCACCTGAGGTACCTACAACAAAGAAAAACTCACCTTCGTCAACATTAAAGGTAACGTCATCGAGTGCGTTTATACTTCCTTTGTATACCTTGCTGACTTTGTCAAACTTAATAATTTGAGGCTTGCTCACATCTACTATCTAAGAATTGAATCAGTCTATATTACATGATTCTGATTTCTGCTTCAACGAATTGATCAAGATCGCCATCAAGTACGTTCTCTGGGTCGTTCCTCTCGACTCCAGTGCGCAGGTCTTTGACCAATTTATATGGATGCAGCACATAATTTCGGATCTGGTTGCCCCATCCGGCAATCTTATGGTCGCCTTTAATCTGTCTTAACTCTTTCTCTTTTTTCTCTTCTTCTAGCTGCCAAAGCTTGGCGCGCAAGATCCTCATCGCTGCTTCGCGATTCTGTGCTTGGCTACGCTGCTCGGAATTATGCACTGTGATCCCAGTAGGTATGTGACGAAGCTGGATTGCAGAAGATGTTTTATTTACATGCTGTCCACCAGGTCCACCTGATTTCACTGCTTTGATCTCGAGATCATTTTCATTAATTTTTATCTCATCGTTATCTTCTATAACTGGAGTTACCTCGACTCCAGCAAATGATGTCTGCCTCAAATTTTGTGAGTTGAAAGGTGATAGACGAACCAATCGATGGGTACCTGTCTCTCGTTTTAATTTCCCGAAAGCAAACTGCCCAGAAATTAGCATTGTCACTGTCGAAATTCCTGTCTCGGTCCCGCGGACGACGTGCTCAATCTGGCAGCTCCAGCCGGATCGCTCGGCATATCTCTGGTACATCCTCATCAGCATGTCTGCCCAATCGTTCGCCTCGGTGCCGCCTTGTCCGGAGTGGATCGAGAGGATAGCATCGCTGTTATCATATTTTCCTGAGAGAAACTTAAATGTCTGGAATCTTCTAAACTTTTCTTCAATTTCATTAAATTCTAATGAAATCGCCTCTAATTCAGCGTCACTCGAAATATTAAAAAGCTCAAGCAGCGAAGATGCAGATTTCTGAATCTCATCGGCAGTTGTTAATTCGCTCTTTATCGAGTCAATTTCAGAGAGGACTTTCTTCGCCGTTTCAGGAGTTGACCAGAAGTCAGGAGCCATAGCTTTTGTCTCAAGCTCGCCAAGCTTCCCCTTCTTCTCTTCGATTTTTAGATCGTCGACTGTTTCAGCTACCTCGCTGATCAGCCTTTCTATGTCGACTTTGCTAATCATTTCCATTAGGCTATTATATTACCATGTTCGACCTATTTTCCAGGAAGAAAGAAGAAAATCTGCCTACTTCCGCGCTCAATATCCGGAAAGAACTTGTCACTTTAATCATTCTTGATGGTCTAGGAATTCATCCTGACCCGCTCGGCAACTCTGTGCTTCAAGCCAAAACGCCATTTCTCGACACAATCTGGACGAAAGGGCATTCGACACTTCTACACGCTTCTGGTGTGCATGTAGGGCTGCCAGAACTTGAGCCTGGCAACTCAGAAGTGGGTCACCTAAATATTGGCTCGGGGCAGATTGTTTACCAAAGTCTTCCGAGAATTAATGACGCGATTAGCAATGGTAAATTTCAAGAAAATCCGGAATTAAAGGCAGCTCTAGACTATGCCAAAGAGAACGGTGTTGATTTTCACATGATGGGCATTCTCAGCACAGGTGGTGTACACGGCCATATCGACCACCTCTTTGCGCTTCTAGATATATGCAAGAGAGAAGGGATCAATCCGTATATCCATGCCTTCCTCGACGGGCGTGATACAGGCCTGACAGACGGCTACTATTTCCTTAGCAAGCTTATAAATAGGATTAATGAAGTTGGAGTAGGGCGGCTGGCATCATTGTCAGGGAGGTTTTATGCAATGGATCGTGATAAGAGGTGGGATAGGACAGAGATGGCATATGATGCGATGCTTGGTCACGGTAGGCGAATAGCTACCGATCCATTCCAGATAGTGCAGGAGGCATACAAGAATGATGAGAACGACCAGATTTTTGTGCCTACAACCTTGGTAGATAAAGAGGGTGAGCCGATCGGTGCAATCAAGGACCGCGATGTGTTGCTTTTCTACAATTTCCGTGAAGATAGGGCCAGGCAGATAACCAAAGCATTTGTGATTGATGAGGCCAATTTCGATGGCTTTAAGAGGAAGGTGTTCCATAAAGATCTTTATTACCTCGCAATGACCGGTTATGGCGATGGACTGGACAATCATGTGATCTTCCCGCCGAAAAAGATCGAGGCCTCACTTGCCCGAGTGATAGCCAATCAGGGATGGAATCAGTTCCATATATCCGAGACAGAGAAATTCATGCACGTTACATATTTCTTAAATGGCGGTATCGAAGAGCCTCATCCAGGTGAGGAGTTCTTCAGTGTCCCATCTCCGAAGGTATTCGATTATTCGCAAACTCCCGAAATGAGCGCTGCTATTACCCGCGATGAGTTGGTAAAACGGATAAATAACAATGCCGAAAACAGGTACGCATTCACAGTCATAAATATTGTAAATCCAGATATGCTTGGACACACAGGTAATCTACAGGCAGCGGTCACCGGAAATCAATTTGTCGATGATTGCGTTCGGGATATTGTTACCGCGACAGTTAAGCACAATGGCGCTGCGATTATAATTGCCGACCACGGAAATTGTGAGACGATGATCGATCGTGAGACTGGGAAGATAGATACATATCACAATATCAACCCTGTACCATTTATCCTTGTGGACAATGAGGAGCAACTTCTAGCTGGTGTAAATGAGACACCGATCAGGCTTGGTGAGGGGCGCGACGTGCCAACCTCAGGATTGCTAGCCGATGTCGCTCCGACAATCTTGGCAATTTTGGGAGTTGAGCCACCAGAAGAGATGACAGGCCTCAATCTGATGAATGTCTTGTAAGAATTTCACTCTGTGCAATTTGCGAGTGCAGCAAAGCCTGATGTATAATGGTTTGATTAAATTTTGCTCTAGAAAGTGTGTCTCAATACGCATTTAGGACAAGGAAAACAGTCTTATTGCGACTAGCAGGCTACAACTGCTAGGTTTTAACGCGCCCGCATACTGGGTAATAGGGCTACCCACCTAACTTGTTAAGATTTGAGACATATGAGTAAAAAATTAATAGACTTTTCACAGATTAAGCAAAGATATAATGACCGCGAGCTTTATTTCGACGTAGCCGGCAAGGTTTTTAACGCGGAAAAGATAGGGCTAATCGGAATAAACGGATCAGGAAAAAGCACTTTGATGCGCATACTGATGAGGGAAACTAAGCCTGATTCAGGCAATTTGCTTACAGATTACAGTAATTACGGCTATGTGCCACAAGAGATTGAAGGAGAGATCTTGAATCAGGGTCTATTTCAATTTTGCATGAGCCTCACCAATGTCGCCTCTCAGTATATGTTCTTACTTGATCACGAGGTTCAGAAAAAGTTCGACGAGAACTATGTCGAGGCATTGCACCTATTCGATAGTGTTGGCGGCTACGAGGTTATGAAAAAGGTTACCCTGCTGCTTGATATTGTTGGCTTTAACGAAGGTTGGTACGAGCATTCTGTAAGCGCCTTGTCTGAAGGGCAGAAAAGGCTGCTCTATATGGTGGGAATAATGGCACAGGAGCCCGAGCTTCTTTTCTTAGACGAGCCAACAAACCATGTCGACTCGGAGCTGAAGCAGAAATACATTTCATTAATTAGTAAGTTTCCTAACTGTGTGCTGGTGATCTCTCACGACCGTGAGCTACTTAGTGCCGCATGTAGCAAAATCTGGGAATTGGAAGATAAGGTGTTGCAGGTATACAACGGCAATTGGGAATTTTATGAAGAGGAGCATACACGCCGTTTGATTAATCAGGTGACACGATATCGCAAAGACCAGAAAGAGGTTGATCGTCTGCAGGAATTGGTCGATACCTACAAGAGGAAAGCTTCTCTGTATGATAGCCCGAAATGGAAGAAGAAAATTCGCAGCGTGCAGATCCGCATGGAAAGAATAGAGACAGAAATGCCAGGTATCAAGCCGACTCTAGAAAAGGCTCGCATCGGTGGGGAGCTAAAATATGAAGGCAAGTACTCGCAGTTCCCATTAAAAATTAATGATCTCACCTTGATGACGAAAGAGCGGATCTTGTTCGAGCATCTGAATCTGGATGTGAGGTATGGCGAGACTGTCGCAATTACTGGAAAAAACGGAGCAGGGAAGTCTACTCTGATGAAATATGTTGTCGGCGAGTGTGACTATGTTGAAGCAGAAGGCTCTGTCACCGTAACACCAGCGTCGGTTGTTGGCTACTTTAATCAGACACTGCAGTTCGAAAATGAGAATGTATATCTCGGTGACTATATTGAGCGTGAATTTGAAGCTGGCATAAGCCGCATATATGGTCTACTTGAAAAATACCTATTCGAGCGCGAGCAGGCCAAGACTTTAATCGCAAATCTTTCTGGCGGTGAGAAAAATAGGCTGCATTTAATGAAATTTATAGAGGGGAACTATAACCTCTTGCTTTTGGATGAGCCAACAAACCACCTAGATCTGTACGCGATCGAGGCCTTGGAAAGGCTGTTGCTGCAATTTAATGGGTCGATTGTGTTGATTTCGCACGATGCTTATTTTGTGGATAATGTGGCTGATAGGA encodes:
- the prfB gene encoding peptide chain release factor 2; this encodes MEMISKVDIERLISEVAETVDDLKIEEKKGKLGELETKAMAPDFWSTPETAKKVLSEIDSIKSELTTADEIQKSASSLLELFNISSDAELEAISLEFNEIEEKFRRFQTFKFLSGKYDNSDAILSIHSGQGGTEANDWADMLMRMYQRYAERSGWSCQIEHVVRGTETGISTVTMLISGQFAFGKLKRETGTHRLVRLSPFNSQNLRQTSFAGVEVTPVIEDNDEIKINENDLEIKAVKSGGPGGQHVNKTSSAIQLRHIPTGITVHNSEQRSQAQNREAAMRILRAKLWQLEEEKKEKELRQIKGDHKIAGWGNQIRNYVLHPYKLVKDLRTGVERNDPENVLDGDLDQFVEAEIRIM
- a CDS encoding ATP-binding cassette domain-containing protein; the encoded protein is MSKPQIIKFDKVSKVYKGSINALDDVTFNVDEGEFFFVVGTSGAGKSTIIRLLIRQELPTTGDIAFEDIAVTKIPRKMLSIYRQQLGIVFQDLKLIPSKTIRENVSFALEILGKDRKEVTDTTDYLLEVVKLQDRANLFPEDLSGGERQRTAIARALANDPKLLIADEPTGNLDPDTSFEILEILKTVNSWGTTVMIVTHDRDIVDAMKTRVIHMDKGKIAGDYVGGYRE
- a CDS encoding permease-like cell division protein FtsX → MSNKLSTTFKNTKNNILRNKWLSMATILVTTIVFASAAIFTIAALLARRAVDVTEKEAQMQIYFVLDAPESEIFAVEELVKSAGQIEKIEYIDQQKALKYYISYYSEEEDLTEGVDSEWLPASLTVRAETLTDLDNITAVIKEESKTNPYIDDVLYHEDVVNQLKMISKAITVGGLAVIGLFTFITLALVIITVSFNITAHKSEIQIMHLVGSSDSYVKTPFILEGVFATVVGAFIAASLIIIPWYLFMYTAEGSNFYFVITDTLSYLSLQGLGQFNLIFVLIFYGILILIGGIIGFISSYIATAKYLKLKEK
- the gpmI gene encoding 2,3-bisphosphoglycerate-independent phosphoglycerate mutase: MFDLFSRKKEENLPTSALNIRKELVTLIILDGLGIHPDPLGNSVLQAKTPFLDTIWTKGHSTLLHASGVHVGLPELEPGNSEVGHLNIGSGQIVYQSLPRINDAISNGKFQENPELKAALDYAKENGVDFHMMGILSTGGVHGHIDHLFALLDICKREGINPYIHAFLDGRDTGLTDGYYFLSKLINRINEVGVGRLASLSGRFYAMDRDKRWDRTEMAYDAMLGHGRRIATDPFQIVQEAYKNDENDQIFVPTTLVDKEGEPIGAIKDRDVLLFYNFREDRARQITKAFVIDEANFDGFKRKVFHKDLYYLAMTGYGDGLDNHVIFPPKKIEASLARVIANQGWNQFHISETEKFMHVTYFLNGGIEEPHPGEEFFSVPSPKVFDYSQTPEMSAAITRDELVKRINNNAENRYAFTVINIVNPDMLGHTGNLQAAVTGNQFVDDCVRDIVTATVKHNGAAIIIADHGNCETMIDRETGKIDTYHNINPVPFILVDNEEQLLAGVNETPIRLGEGRDVPTSGLLADVAPTILAILGVEPPEEMTGLNLMNVL
- a CDS encoding SurA N-terminal domain-containing protein; protein product: MAEKSSRKSPARRARSRSSSSAAASKEKVEVAASKPKKATTKPDTAAKAGMSSVTSSVSNRFSKVNKRMVISIAGWTLLLVLSFVMIDYFVQYLNKGYSAGVIYGEGYTARVSKEEMYTRLEEQFGVKMTEKLLEEEIVNRAAKEKGVSVSDDEVDEVVEKAKEELGGEEAYLSALEAYSWTDAVFRQQTHYDLLKKKLLVEDPSDEELMAYFEQYKQVYFTEETSYEDVDKEQLNELYRNQKLSDSFNDWYEAELAKVTVKNNYAEDTDVSYGVLKTTRDILGSIWEEFQNRS
- a CDS encoding ABC-F family ATP-binding cassette domain-containing protein, with translation MSKKLIDFSQIKQRYNDRELYFDVAGKVFNAEKIGLIGINGSGKSTLMRILMRETKPDSGNLLTDYSNYGYVPQEIEGEILNQGLFQFCMSLTNVASQYMFLLDHEVQKKFDENYVEALHLFDSVGGYEVMKKVTLLLDIVGFNEGWYEHSVSALSEGQKRLLYMVGIMAQEPELLFLDEPTNHVDSELKQKYISLISKFPNCVLVISHDRELLSAACSKIWELEDKVLQVYNGNWEFYEEEHTRRLINQVTRYRKDQKEVDRLQELVDTYKRKASLYDSPKWKKKIRSVQIRMERIETEMPGIKPTLEKARIGGELKYEGKYSQFPLKINDLTLMTKERILFEHLNLDVRYGETVAITGKNGAGKSTLMKYVVGECDYVEAEGSVTVTPASVVGYFNQTLQFENENVYLGDYIEREFEAGISRIYGLLEKYLFEREQAKTLIANLSGGEKNRLHLMKFIEGNYNLLLLDEPTNHLDLYAIEALERLLLQFNGSIVLISHDAYFVDNVADRSVRIGE